One window from the genome of Desulfovibrio oxyclinae DSM 11498 encodes:
- a CDS encoding cyclase family protein encodes MRTIDLSRPIRNGMPVYPGDPKVDLPPDAWWLGIPTHAGTHVDAPAHMLEGAPALDELPLDVFTGPAAVLDISEKAIGPKQLKDLPQGVDHLLLRSGWDTRWGSDAYFYEHPYLTPEGAEVLADSGLLGVGMDFPSPDPMSVTDAHRILFGAGMILVENLCNLSQLPLTGFIFTCLPLHLEGRDGAPCRAAGLLL; translated from the coding sequence ATGCGTACAATCGATCTTTCACGGCCCATACGAAATGGAATGCCGGTCTATCCCGGCGACCCGAAAGTGGACCTGCCGCCAGACGCCTGGTGGCTGGGCATCCCCACCCATGCCGGAACCCACGTGGACGCACCGGCGCACATGCTTGAAGGTGCCCCCGCGCTGGACGAGCTTCCTCTGGACGTTTTCACCGGCCCTGCCGCCGTGCTCGATATTTCGGAAAAGGCCATCGGGCCGAAGCAGCTCAAGGATCTGCCGCAAGGCGTGGACCACCTGCTCCTTCGCAGCGGCTGGGACACACGCTGGGGCTCCGATGCGTATTTCTACGAGCATCCGTACCTGACCCCGGAAGGGGCAGAGGTCCTCGCGGATTCCGGCCTCCTCGGCGTGGGTATGGATTTCCCGTCCCCCGACCCCATGAGCGTGACCGACGCACACCGAATTCTCTTCGGTGCGGGTATGATTCTGGTGGAGAATCTCTGCAATCTTTCGCAGTTGCCGCTTACGGGATTCATTTTCACCTGCCTGCCGCTGCACCTTGAAGGGCGCGATGGTGCGCCGTGTCGCGCCGCGGGGCTGCTGCTGTGA
- a CDS encoding DUF7483 domain-containing protein: MLDPISHPMAGQGAREACVFPHRIDYSAQFDGSGDDLTLTPVTEDNRKTFTLSMWVKLSGIASEMIFARSELNSLVQQFELRRLTTGEMHLLDEIDGNTHFIQTEPVFVDCTNHIHVLLVRDSTQAIAEERVKLFVNGERLAYSTAQYPTQNADSCFMTATEPSYLFSNRSTGRFFDGYASRVEYIPGLALTPEMFGKFSAQVDGLWIPKGYSGSYGTNGFRLDFSDAGNLGADTSGNGNHWTVGGAPVQTSDTPTNNHCVLQPYVLGDLQGNVTLSNGNLTQTCSATSDDRTTGTIGFSKGKFYWEIEYTTVTDMQNFVGVYGFAWNSDGTLTNGGPIAGFASGDLLGLAVDRDSCKVELFKNGVSQGVFPFTPLDGPSRPIQGNQPHTLTANFGATPFAYAPPVGFKPLCAAXLEEPAHRAPGDGVGILAREGTGVQATVSGLAARPDLVFMKRLDADGTWMLFDTVRGAGRSLATNSNGAEANPTNGIREFFNDGYTVGDGSNDNALGGQYLDFFLQRGPEFGFDIVTWVGDGVSGXQLAHDCGGTPEFIMVKALTSTNGWVAYHKALG, from the coding sequence ATGCTTGATCCGATTAGCCATCCCATGGCCGGGCAGGGAGCACGCGAGGCATGCGTGTTCCCCCACCGCATTGATTATTCCGCGCAGTTTGACGGCTCTGGCGATGACCTGACGCTCACACCTGTCACGGAAGATAACCGGAAAACGTTCACTCTCAGCATGTGGGTGAAGCTTTCGGGCATCGCCAGCGAAATGATCTTTGCCCGATCCGAGTTGAATTCCTTGGTGCAGCAGTTCGAGCTTCGGCGGCTGACAACTGGCGAGATGCACCTGCTGGATGAAATCGACGGCAACACTCACTTCATCCAGACGGAACCTGTGTTCGTTGACTGCACGAATCACATACATGTGCTGTTGGTCCGCGATTCGACGCAGGCAATAGCCGAAGAGCGGGTGAAACTGTTCGTGAACGGCGAACGGCTTGCGTACTCCACGGCACAGTATCCAACGCAGAACGCCGACTCCTGTTTCATGACGGCCACAGAGCCGAGTTACCTGTTTTCCAACCGAAGCACGGGCCGATTCTTCGACGGCTATGCCTCACGTGTGGAGTACATTCCGGGATTGGCCCTCACGCCCGAAATGTTCGGCAAGTTCTCCGCTCAGGTCGACGGCCTGTGGATACCGAAAGGCTATTCAGGCAGCTATGGCACGAACGGATTCCGGCTCGACTTTTCCGATGCCGGAAACCTCGGCGCGGACACTTCCGGCAACGGCAACCACTGGACCGTCGGTGGTGCGCCTGTGCAGACAAGCGATACGCCCACGAACAACCACTGCGTTCTCCAGCCGTACGTGCTTGGCGATCTGCAGGGGAACGTCACCCTCAGCAACGGCAACCTCACGCAGACATGCAGTGCCACCAGCGATGACCGCACGACAGGAACCATCGGATTCAGCAAGGGCAAATTCTACTGGGAGATTGAGTACACCACCGTCACGGATATGCAGAACTTTGTCGGGGTGTACGGTTTCGCCTGGAACAGCGACGGCACGCTCACCAACGGCGGGCCGATCGCCGGTTTCGCATCCGGCGACCTGCTGGGGCTGGCTGTGGACAGGGATAGCTGCAAGGTCGAGCTTTTCAAGAACGGCGTATCGCAGGGAGTCTTTCCGTTCACCCCGCTTGATGGCCCGAGCCGCCCGATTCAGGGCAATCAGCCCCACACGTTGACCGCGAACTTCGGGGCGACGCCGTTCGCCTACGCTCCCCCGGTGGGCTTCAAACCGCTTTGCGCGGCCAANCTCGAAGAGCCGGCGCATCGTGCTCCGGGCGACGGTGTCGGCATCCTCGCACGGGAGGGGACCGGAGTGCAGGCCACCGTATCCGGCCTTGCCGCTCGGCCCGATCTGGTTTTCATGAAGCGGCTGGACGCAGATGGGACCTGGATGCTGTTCGACACGGTGCGCGGTGCCGGACGGTCCCTTGCGACAAACAGCAACGGGGCCGAAGCCAATCCCACAAACGGGATTCGGGAGTTCTTCAACGACGGCTACACCGTGGGGGACGGCAGCAACGACAACGCCCTTGGCGGGCAGTATCTCGACTTCTTCCTGCAGCGCGGGCCGGAGTTTGGATTCGACATCGTGACGTGGGTCGG
- a CDS encoding DMT family transporter yields the protein MNRESNLFVYLMLVGTMALWGGTWISGKMLAGSMGPLSASFLRFLSAAVFLVISAWMQEGKVPRLPLKFVPHTAFLGLTGVFMYSWFFFKGLESIPAGRAALIVACIPVCVASVSAMVFKERFGPLRVLGTLISLFGVSMVLSEGDPLSLLSHGVATGDLLILGCVVAWTGYSIGGRIAMRHLDPARAVTWSCVLGALFLLGPALNAGLVDDVLRSSFGDWLNILYLGVIATGVSYAWYYRGIRAIGPSRAAIFINLVPVFAIIFAQILLGETVGLAVLGGGAMVITGVYMTNRFAR from the coding sequence GTGAACCGCGAGTCCAATCTTTTCGTCTATTTGATGCTGGTGGGCACCATGGCCCTGTGGGGCGGAACATGGATTTCCGGTAAGATGCTTGCGGGCAGCATGGGGCCGCTTTCGGCGTCGTTTCTGCGGTTTCTCTCAGCCGCGGTTTTTCTGGTGATCAGCGCGTGGATGCAGGAAGGGAAGGTGCCGCGGCTGCCGCTGAAGTTTGTGCCGCATACCGCTTTTCTCGGTCTGACCGGCGTGTTCATGTACAGCTGGTTCTTTTTCAAGGGGCTGGAGAGCATCCCCGCCGGGCGTGCGGCGCTCATCGTGGCCTGCATTCCGGTGTGCGTGGCCTCGGTTTCCGCCATGGTCTTCAAGGAGCGCTTCGGTCCGCTCCGCGTACTGGGGACGTTGATCTCCCTGTTCGGTGTTTCCATGGTGCTCTCCGAGGGCGACCCGCTCTCGCTGCTGAGCCACGGCGTGGCCACCGGCGATCTGCTGATTCTTGGCTGCGTGGTTGCGTGGACCGGCTATTCCATCGGCGGACGTATTGCCATGCGGCATCTTGATCCGGCGCGGGCGGTGACCTGGTCCTGCGTTCTGGGCGCGCTGTTCCTGCTGGGACCGGCTCTTAACGCCGGTCTCGTGGACGATGTGCTGCGATCATCCTTCGGTGACTGGCTGAATATCCTCTATCTGGGCGTCATTGCCACGGGCGTCAGTTACGCGTGGTATTATCGCGGCATCCGGGCCATCGGCCCGTCGCGCGCGGCGATTTTCATCAATCTCGTGCCGGTCTTCGCCATCATATTCGCCCAGATTCTGCTCGGCGAAACCGTTGGACTGGCCGTTCTCGGCGGCGGCGCCATGGTCATCACCGGGGTCTACATGACCAACCGTTTCGCCCGCTGA
- a CDS encoding tRNA dihydrouridine synthase — protein MNELAQKLSQPLEVRGRTVANRLWLAPMAGLGHVAFRHVLDDFGGCGLLFSEMTSAKALPTENPKVSAVFRWREQELSHLVCQIMGGEPEEMAEAARRVEREGFFGVDVNMGCSVAAIVKRGAGAALLKEPERAEAVVRAIREAVDIPVFVKFRTGWTPDPAGAVELASRFEQAGADCLVFHPRVSPDRRTRPPILEHIRLVKEAVSIPVFGNGNVCTREDAAHMLDSTGCDGLSLGRMAVARPWLFSEWVDGVGYGADIYRRTALALLDALDEHYDPQRGVKFYKKYAVYLAANFAFGLKLLPRLTGADTLDGLRELARRELRDDMAVTSRPNSLLFTR, from the coding sequence ATGAACGAACTCGCCCAAAAACTTTCGCAGCCCCTTGAAGTGCGCGGTAGGACCGTCGCCAACCGACTCTGGCTGGCCCCGATGGCCGGGCTGGGGCACGTTGCCTTTCGCCATGTGCTGGATGATTTTGGCGGGTGCGGCCTGCTCTTTTCCGAGATGACCTCGGCCAAGGCGCTGCCAACGGAGAATCCCAAGGTCTCTGCCGTGTTCCGCTGGCGCGAGCAGGAGCTCTCGCATCTGGTCTGCCAGATCATGGGCGGCGAGCCGGAAGAGATGGCTGAGGCAGCCAGAAGGGTGGAGCGCGAAGGGTTTTTCGGCGTGGATGTGAACATGGGCTGCTCGGTGGCCGCCATCGTCAAGCGCGGCGCCGGGGCTGCCCTGCTTAAAGAGCCGGAGCGGGCCGAGGCCGTGGTCAGGGCAATCCGCGAGGCCGTGGACATCCCTGTGTTCGTGAAGTTTCGCACCGGCTGGACCCCGGATCCGGCGGGCGCGGTGGAGTTGGCGAGCCGCTTCGAGCAGGCGGGCGCCGACTGTCTCGTCTTTCACCCGCGCGTCTCCCCGGACCGCAGAACACGGCCCCCGATACTGGAGCACATACGGCTGGTGAAGGAAGCCGTGTCCATCCCGGTGTTCGGCAACGGAAACGTCTGCACGCGCGAGGACGCGGCGCACATGCTGGATTCCACCGGCTGCGACGGACTCTCTCTCGGCCGCATGGCCGTGGCGCGGCCGTGGCTTTTCTCGGAGTGGGTCGATGGTGTCGGTTACGGCGCGGACATCTACCGCAGGACCGCGCTGGCGCTGCTCGATGCGCTGGATGAGCACTATGATCCGCAGCGGGGCGTGAAGTTTTACAAGAAGTACGCGGTATACCTTGCCGCCAACTTCGCCTTTGGCCTGAAGCTGCTGCCCCGTCTGACCGGAGCCGATACCCTCGACGGCCTGCGCGAGCTGGCCCGCAGGGAGCTGCGAGATGACATGGCCGTTACCAGCCGTCCCAACAGCCTGCTGTTCACGCGTTGA